One window of Nostoc sp. C052 genomic DNA carries:
- a CDS encoding SRPBCC family protein: protein MSQVLEQSIQINATATVVERCISDLTLMHRWLNPVLRCEPVGEAWSTDVGSKSRFIIQIPLIKPTLNSVVVERQPGLVVWEFQGFFQGRDRWECQPTEKGTLLLNRFEYDIPNPLVSWGFNTFAASWTKQDMQAQLRRLKRVAENS from the coding sequence ATGTCCCAAGTTTTGGAACAATCGATTCAAATTAATGCTACAGCTACGGTGGTGGAGCGCTGTATTAGCGATTTAACTCTCATGCACCGTTGGCTTAACCCTGTTCTCCGTTGTGAACCTGTAGGCGAAGCTTGGAGTACTGATGTCGGCAGTAAAAGTCGTTTTATCATTCAAATTCCTCTAATAAAACCCACCTTGAATAGCGTAGTTGTAGAACGACAACCGGGTTTGGTAGTCTGGGAATTCCAGGGATTTTTTCAAGGGCGCGATCGCTGGGAATGTCAACCCACAGAAAAGGGAACGCTGCTACTCAACCGCTTTGAGTACGATATCCCTAACCCCTTAGTCAGTTGGGGCTTCAACACTTTTGCTGCATCTTGGACAAAACAAGATATGCAGGCCCAGCTGCGCCGCCTCAAACGAGTTGCAGAAAATTCATAA
- a CDS encoding mechanosensitive ion channel has product MNTTWQGITQVIGVGLSMRVEQFLAQSPSLQPIQPAVNQGIANVQGIVQQLILFTPRLLGAVAILFVGLLIAFGVAALTQGILKRTNIDNRIAAGVTGRQDVPQVEKLISGLVFWSIILLTAVAVLQALDLEVASRPLNSFLDQLIGFLPKLVGAGILLTTAWFLATIVKIITVRSLQAFNLDERLNPEPEDSTPSLNQLSLSETIGNALYWFIFLLFLAPVLDTLGLREALQPVQALITQVLLILPNILAAILIAVVGWFIANVVRRIVTNLLATTGLDHLGSRLGLSASAGVQPLSNIIGTIVYVLILIPVAIAALNALRIDAISVPAIAMLQQVLNALPAIFTAVAILIVAYFVGRFVADLITSILTNLGFNNIFTILGLTTPSRRIVISTESTSPPTPTRTPSEIVGIVALVGIILFATVAAVNILNIPALTVLVSGIVIIFGRILAGLVIFAIGLFLANLAFNIITSSGERQAQILGQVARIAIIALVSAMALQQIGVASDIVNLAFGLLLGAIAVAIALAFGLGGRDIAREQVQEWLNSFKGRN; this is encoded by the coding sequence ATGAACACAACTTGGCAAGGAATAACCCAGGTGATAGGAGTTGGGTTGTCTATGAGGGTGGAGCAATTTTTGGCACAATCCCCCAGTCTGCAACCGATACAACCAGCAGTGAATCAAGGAATCGCTAATGTCCAAGGTATTGTTCAACAGTTGATTCTGTTTACGCCTCGTCTACTAGGGGCGGTGGCAATTTTGTTTGTCGGTTTGCTAATTGCCTTCGGCGTAGCGGCACTCACACAAGGAATTCTCAAGCGCACAAACATAGATAATCGCATTGCCGCTGGCGTAACGGGTCGTCAAGATGTTCCCCAAGTGGAGAAATTAATCTCCGGCTTAGTCTTTTGGAGCATTATCTTGTTGACGGCGGTAGCTGTTTTACAGGCGTTAGATTTAGAGGTAGCCTCTCGACCCCTGAATAGTTTTCTCGATCAACTTATTGGCTTTTTGCCAAAGTTGGTTGGTGCAGGAATCCTTTTGACAACTGCCTGGTTTTTAGCAACCATTGTGAAGATTATCACTGTGCGCTCATTACAGGCATTTAATCTGGATGAACGCTTGAATCCAGAACCAGAAGACAGCACACCCAGCCTCAATCAGCTATCTTTGAGTGAGACGATTGGCAATGCTCTGTATTGGTTTATATTTTTACTGTTTCTCGCTCCAGTTTTAGATACTCTCGGACTGAGGGAGGCTTTACAGCCAGTACAAGCTCTAATTACACAAGTTCTGCTAATTCTGCCGAACATTTTAGCGGCGATCTTAATTGCTGTAGTTGGCTGGTTCATCGCTAATGTAGTACGGCGGATTGTGACGAACTTGCTGGCGACAACTGGTCTTGACCATTTAGGTAGTCGCTTGGGATTATCTGCAAGTGCGGGGGTGCAACCTCTATCGAATATTATCGGCACAATTGTCTATGTTTTGATTTTGATTCCGGTGGCGATCGCAGCGCTTAATGCCTTGCGAATTGATGCGATATCTGTCCCGGCGATCGCTATGCTGCAACAGGTTCTCAACGCCCTACCAGCCATCTTTACAGCCGTGGCAATTTTGATTGTTGCCTATTTCGTGGGGCGGTTTGTCGCAGATTTGATTACAAGTATCCTCACCAATTTAGGCTTTAATAACATTTTCACTATTTTGGGTCTGACTACACCCAGCAGACGAATCGTCATTTCCACAGAATCAACATCCCCCCCGACTCCAACCCGCACTCCATCAGAAATTGTCGGCATTGTTGCCTTAGTAGGTATCATTCTGTTTGCCACGGTGGCGGCGGTGAATATCTTGAATATTCCAGCCCTGACAGTATTAGTGTCTGGGATTGTGATCATATTCGGGCGAATTTTGGCAGGATTGGTAATCTTTGCCATTGGCTTATTTCTGGCAAATTTGGCTTTTAACATCATTACCAGTTCCGGCGAACGCCAAGCCCAGATTTTGGGACAAGTGGCGCGGATTGCAATTATTGCCTTAGTCTCTGCAATGGCACTGCAACAGATCGGAGTTGCCAGTGATATTGTAAATTTAGCCTTTGGACTTTTACTAGGTGCGATCGCTGTTGCTATTGCCTTAGCTTTTGGTCTTGGAGGGCGCGATATTGCACGAGAGCAAGTTCAAGAATGGCTAAACTCTTTCAAAGGTAGAAATTAA
- a CDS encoding GTP-binding protein: MTSTLPMPEPHQSDSANTDPNSLSWEEELDSAIFSFEDIQTELNYKQAQTALRNLVANLDLTPQEKTGLETEIAELETMLGKLDRMVVQIAAFGMVGRGKSSLLNALVGQTVFETGPLHGVTRAAQRVNWSISEEAIGETERALRVTLPGVGQSQVELIDTPGLDEVDGATRAALAEQIAKQADLILFVISGDMTKLEYMALSQLREAGKPIILVFNKVDQYPEADRMAIYHKIRDERVRELLTPLEIIMAAASPLLKTAIRRPDGTRGIQLRTGNAQVEELKLKILEILHREGKALVALNTMLYADIVNEQLVERKVMIREQNANQLIWKAVMTKALAIALNPVTVVDILSSVVIDIALILGLSKLYGFSMTEAGAVQLLQKIALSMGGIGASELLANLGLSGLKTLLGISATATGGIALGPYISVALTQGGVAGVSSYGIGQVTKVYLANGATWGPDGPKAVINRILANLDETSILNRIKDELLYKVKLKK, translated from the coding sequence ATGACTTCGACCTTGCCTATGCCTGAACCTCATCAAAGCGATTCCGCTAACACCGATCCAAATTCTCTTAGTTGGGAGGAAGAACTGGATAGTGCTATTTTCAGTTTTGAAGATATTCAAACAGAACTGAATTATAAACAAGCACAAACGGCGCTGCGAAATTTGGTAGCCAATCTCGACCTCACCCCCCAAGAAAAAACTGGGTTAGAGACGGAAATTGCGGAGTTGGAAACCATGCTAGGGAAGTTAGATCGCATGGTGGTACAGATTGCGGCTTTTGGCATGGTGGGACGTGGTAAGTCTTCGCTACTCAATGCTTTGGTTGGACAAACAGTATTTGAAACTGGGCCGCTGCATGGTGTCACCCGTGCTGCACAAAGAGTTAATTGGAGTATTAGCGAGGAAGCAATTGGGGAAACTGAACGGGCTTTGCGAGTTACTCTCCCTGGTGTAGGTCAATCGCAGGTGGAATTAATTGATACTCCTGGGTTAGATGAAGTAGATGGTGCAACCCGTGCCGCGTTAGCTGAACAGATTGCCAAACAAGCGGATTTAATTCTATTTGTGATATCTGGCGACATGACAAAGCTAGAATACATGGCCCTTTCTCAGTTGCGGGAAGCAGGTAAACCGATCATTCTGGTGTTTAACAAAGTAGACCAGTATCCAGAAGCAGACCGGATGGCAATTTATCACAAAATCCGGGATGAAAGGGTGCGGGAATTACTTACACCTCTAGAAATTATTATGGCTGCGGCATCGCCATTGCTAAAGACGGCGATTCGTCGCCCTGATGGCACTAGGGGTATACAGTTACGTACAGGGAATGCCCAAGTTGAAGAACTGAAGCTGAAAATCTTGGAAATTCTACACCGTGAGGGTAAAGCCCTGGTTGCTCTCAACACTATGCTTTATGCCGACATTGTAAATGAGCAATTGGTAGAGCGAAAAGTGATGATTCGGGAACAGAATGCCAATCAGTTGATTTGGAAAGCTGTGATGACTAAGGCATTAGCGATCGCACTTAATCCCGTAACTGTGGTAGATATTCTGAGTAGTGTGGTTATTGATATTGCTCTAATTTTGGGTTTATCTAAACTCTATGGCTTCTCCATGACCGAAGCCGGGGCTGTGCAATTGCTACAAAAAATCGCCCTGAGTATGGGCGGCATCGGTGCTAGTGAATTGTTAGCAAACTTGGGCTTAAGTGGATTAAAAACTTTACTGGGGATCTCTGCTACAGCTACAGGTGGCATTGCCTTAGGCCCTTATATATCGGTGGCACTCACGCAAGGGGGAGTAGCTGGTGTTTCTTCTTACGGTATTGGACAAGTTACCAAAGTTTATTTAGCCAATGGCGCGACTTGGGGACCTGATGGGCCGAAAGCAGTGATTAACCGGATTTTGGCTAACCTGGATGAGACTTCAATTCTTAACCGGATTAAAGATGAATTACTCTACAAGGTAAAACTCAAAAAGTGA
- a CDS encoding SirB1 family protein, producing MYFSSARQYFYQEIQQSDEHIDLAKAALYIAQEEYPNLDPEEYLNALETMAWELQERLPDSRYPLRIVQSINQYLYEDLKFSGNKIDYYDPRNSFFNDVIDRRLGIPITLALVYLEVARRIDFPMVGVGMPGHFLIRPDIPDIEIFVDAFNGGEIIFAQDCEERLSQLYQQPVTLQPEFLAVVSNRQFLARMLTNLKFIYLKQQELEKTLAAVERILLLFPGLTLELRDRGLIYYQLGYYPQAVDDLQNYLTKIPDAEDASVIRRLLTELGKGG from the coding sequence ATGTATTTCTCGTCAGCACGACAATATTTTTACCAGGAGATTCAGCAGTCTGACGAGCATATTGACTTAGCAAAGGCAGCTTTGTATATTGCACAAGAAGAATATCCCAATCTAGACCCAGAAGAATACCTCAACGCCCTTGAGACAATGGCGTGGGAGCTTCAAGAACGCCTGCCTGATTCACGATATCCTTTGCGAATAGTTCAAAGTATTAATCAGTATCTCTACGAAGATTTAAAATTTTCTGGTAATAAAATTGACTATTACGACCCGCGCAACAGCTTTTTCAATGATGTAATCGATCGCCGATTGGGGATTCCCATTACCTTAGCGCTGGTTTACCTGGAGGTTGCGCGACGGATTGATTTTCCGATGGTGGGTGTGGGGATGCCGGGACATTTCCTGATTCGCCCAGATATTCCCGATATAGAAATTTTTGTGGATGCTTTCAATGGCGGTGAAATAATATTTGCCCAAGATTGCGAAGAACGTTTGTCTCAACTTTATCAGCAACCTGTGACGCTACAACCAGAATTTTTAGCCGTAGTCAGTAATCGGCAATTTTTGGCACGGATGCTGACAAATTTAAAATTTATTTACCTCAAACAGCAAGAATTAGAAAAAACGCTGGCAGCAGTTGAACGAATTTTGTTGCTATTTCCTGGTTTAACTTTAGAATTGCGCGATCGCGGCTTGATTTACTATCAACTCGGTTACTACCCCCAAGCCGTAGACGACTTACAAAATTATTTAACAAAAATTCCTGATGCCGAGGATGCCTCTGTGATTCGGCGGCTACTTACCGAATTGGGTAAAGGTGGGTAG